The following coding sequences are from one Halomicrobium zhouii window:
- a CDS encoding DUF63 family protein, with the protein MQTLEARLDGVDPLRAWLAAFVALLGAFVVGVLAAPRLVWDRFIWQYFWGPVAADAQAASCAVNEGGTVEILYDSGACSAAQASGAVYAQPGYTLVSELGYVVALMFFLVGAYFFLERYGLARDVDLYYPLVPFMLLGGTLRVVEDATDKAVAAGVEPLISYPLNSLLVSPIIYFVMFGFTLAVLFATVVLEDRGVVDDSYRALGTVGVALLGLNMAYLVYLGATTEYVYLFPQMLAVTVVLASAIAYGVWRAIEGQWPEVVGATGAVGFFVLWGHAIDGVANVISADFIHDIGIPENFNYYPKHPANAFIIDVTQSLQPASLSAVVGTSWPFLVVKMVVASLVLWLFTDEFMEESPRYSLLLLVAVTAVGLGPGTRDMVRVTFGI; encoded by the coding sequence ATGCAGACGCTCGAAGCACGACTGGACGGCGTCGACCCCTTGCGCGCGTGGCTGGCGGCGTTCGTCGCCCTGCTCGGGGCGTTCGTCGTCGGCGTGCTGGCCGCCCCGCGACTCGTCTGGGACAGGTTCATCTGGCAGTACTTCTGGGGACCCGTCGCGGCCGACGCCCAGGCCGCCAGCTGCGCAGTCAACGAGGGTGGGACGGTCGAGATTCTCTACGACTCGGGCGCGTGTTCGGCCGCCCAGGCGAGCGGCGCCGTCTACGCCCAGCCGGGGTACACCCTCGTCTCCGAACTGGGCTACGTGGTCGCGCTGATGTTCTTCCTGGTCGGCGCGTACTTCTTCCTCGAACGGTACGGACTCGCCCGTGACGTCGACCTCTACTACCCGCTGGTTCCCTTCATGCTCCTCGGCGGGACGCTCCGGGTCGTCGAGGACGCGACGGACAAGGCGGTCGCCGCCGGGGTCGAGCCCCTGATCAGTTACCCGCTGAACTCGCTCCTCGTGAGTCCGATCATCTACTTCGTGATGTTCGGGTTCACACTGGCTGTTCTCTTCGCGACGGTGGTGCTCGAAGACCGCGGCGTCGTCGACGACAGCTACCGGGCCCTCGGCACCGTCGGCGTCGCGCTGCTCGGCCTCAACATGGCCTATCTCGTCTACCTCGGTGCGACGACGGAGTACGTCTACCTGTTCCCGCAGATGCTCGCGGTGACCGTCGTCCTCGCGTCGGCCATCGCCTACGGCGTGTGGCGGGCCATCGAGGGCCAGTGGCCGGAAGTCGTCGGCGCGACGGGCGCCGTCGGCTTCTTCGTCCTCTGGGGCCACGCCATCGACGGGGTGGCGAACGTCATCTCCGCGGACTTCATCCACGACATCGGCATCCCGGAGAACTTCAACTACTACCCGAAGCACCCGGCCAACGCGTTCATCATCGACGTGACCCAGTCCCTCCAGCCGGCGTCGCTCTCGGCCGTGGTCGGCACCTCCTGGCCCTTCCTCGTCGTGAAGATGGTCGTCGCCTCGCTCGTGCTGTGGCTGTTCACCGACGAGTTCATGGAGGAGAGCCCGCGCTACTCGCTGCTGTTGCTCGTCGCGGTGACCGCGGTCGGTCTCGGCCCGGGAACCCGGGACATGGTGCGAGTAACCTTCGGCATCTAG
- the glyA gene encoding serine hydroxymethyltransferase: MNYDHVRDQDPAVADALTGEVERQNDTLAMIASENHVSEAVLEAQGSTLTNKYAEGYPGERYYGGCEYADEVEQLAIDRAQELYGADHVNVQPHSGSQANMGVYLAVLDPGDKILSLDLTHGGHLSHGHPANFAGQVYEVEQYEVDAETGYIDYDDLREQAEEYDPDIIVSGYSAYPREVEWESIQEAADSVDAYHLADIAHITGLVAADVHDSPVGVADFVTGSTHKTIRAGRGGIIMCDEQFADDIDSAVFPGMQGGPLMHNVAGKAVGFGEALEPEFEAYAEQTVANAKALADQLHERGLELVSGGTDNHLVLVDLRPSHPDTTGKEVEESLEDAGIVLNANTVPGETRSAFNPSGIRAGTPGLTTRGFDEDACREVADLIAEVVDSPDDQDVFAEVAERVDELTDTYPLYD, translated from the coding sequence ATGAACTACGACCACGTCCGGGACCAGGACCCGGCAGTGGCGGACGCGCTCACCGGTGAGGTCGAGCGCCAGAACGACACGCTGGCGATGATCGCCTCCGAGAACCACGTCAGCGAGGCAGTGCTCGAGGCCCAGGGCTCGACGCTGACGAACAAGTACGCCGAGGGCTACCCCGGCGAGCGCTACTACGGCGGCTGTGAGTACGCCGACGAAGTCGAACAGCTGGCCATCGACCGCGCGCAGGAACTGTACGGCGCCGACCACGTCAACGTCCAGCCCCACTCCGGCTCGCAGGCCAACATGGGCGTCTACCTCGCCGTGCTTGACCCCGGCGACAAGATCCTCTCGCTGGACCTGACCCACGGCGGCCACCTCTCCCACGGCCACCCGGCCAACTTCGCCGGCCAGGTGTACGAGGTGGAGCAGTACGAAGTCGACGCGGAGACGGGCTACATCGACTACGACGACCTCCGCGAGCAGGCAGAGGAGTACGACCCCGACATCATCGTCTCGGGCTACTCCGCCTACCCCCGCGAGGTCGAGTGGGAGTCGATCCAGGAAGCCGCCGATTCCGTCGACGCCTACCACCTGGCCGACATCGCTCACATCACCGGCCTGGTCGCCGCGGACGTCCACGACTCGCCCGTCGGCGTCGCCGACTTCGTCACCGGCTCGACGCACAAGACCATCCGCGCCGGCCGCGGCGGCATCATCATGTGCGACGAGCAATTCGCCGACGATATCGACTCCGCCGTCTTCCCGGGCATGCAGGGCGGTCCACTCATGCACAACGTCGCCGGCAAGGCCGTCGGCTTCGGTGAAGCCCTCGAACCCGAGTTCGAGGCGTACGCCGAACAGACCGTCGCCAACGCGAAGGCCCTGGCCGACCAGCTCCATGAGCGCGGCCTCGAGCTCGTCTCCGGCGGCACCGACAACCACCTCGTGCTCGTCGACCTGCGCCCCTCCCACCCGGATACGACCGGCAAGGAGGTCGAGGAATCGCTCGAAGACGCCGGCATCGTCCTCAACGCCAACACCGTCCCCGGCGAGACGCGCTCGGCGTTCAACCCCTCGGGCATCCGCGCCGGCACGCCCGGCCTGACGACGCGAGGCTTCGACGAGGACGCCTGCCGCGAGGTGGCGGACCTCATCGCCGAAGTCGTCGACTCCCCCGACGACCAGGACGTCTTCGCCGAGGTCGCAGAACGCGTCGACGAGCTCACCGACACCTACCCGCTGTACGACTGA
- a CDS encoding formate/nitrite transporter family protein codes for MSAAPSPDEIFERAVDEGERRLDQSLLELVSTSFIAGFTIIFGIVALGIVEAAVHPLVPELSTLAGALAFGPGVVFLVAGRAELFNENFFDPVAKAVDADEGWLVGPLVRLWVVTFALNIVGGVVFAWFLSFEGALPTGTADALARYAEHLLRRETAGVFGSAFAGGALVSLLSFMLAAADDTGSRMALAYAVGVLLSLGPFDHVVVTALHAVFGLFFDAQVTLVSLAVTVGVVTAGNLAGGLGLVTLTHVTQVMGAREEAGENDDS; via the coding sequence ATGAGCGCCGCGCCGTCCCCCGACGAGATATTCGAGCGCGCAGTCGACGAGGGCGAGCGACGCCTCGACCAGTCGCTGCTCGAACTCGTCTCGACGAGTTTCATCGCCGGGTTCACGATAATCTTCGGCATCGTCGCACTCGGTATCGTCGAGGCCGCGGTCCACCCGCTGGTCCCCGAACTGTCGACGCTCGCCGGTGCGCTGGCCTTCGGTCCCGGCGTCGTCTTCCTCGTCGCCGGCCGGGCGGAGCTGTTCAACGAGAACTTCTTCGACCCCGTCGCGAAGGCCGTCGACGCGGACGAGGGCTGGCTCGTCGGTCCGCTCGTCCGCCTCTGGGTCGTCACCTTCGCGCTGAACATCGTGGGGGGCGTCGTCTTCGCCTGGTTCCTCTCGTTCGAGGGCGCGCTCCCGACGGGGACGGCGGACGCGCTCGCCCGGTACGCCGAGCACCTGCTCCGCCGGGAGACCGCCGGCGTCTTCGGCAGCGCCTTCGCCGGCGGGGCGCTCGTCTCGCTCCTCTCGTTCATGCTCGCGGCCGCGGACGACACCGGCAGCCGCATGGCGCTGGCCTACGCCGTCGGGGTCCTCCTCTCGCTGGGGCCCTTCGACCACGTCGTCGTCACCGCGCTCCACGCGGTCTTCGGCCTCTTCTTCGACGCCCAGGTCACACTCGTCTCCCTGGCGGTCACCGTCGGCGTCGTCACCGCCGGGAACCTCGCCGGCGGCCTCGGCCTCGTGACGCTCACCCACGTCACCCAGGTGATGGGCGCCCGCGAGGAAGCGGGCGAAAACGACGACTCGTGA
- a CDS encoding YcaO-like family protein, with translation MCPAVAVVGSGPAADAAVATLHQYAERERDEDDPSVVVTRPGLAEFDDADLVVVVDRVGASAFADANRSAIEFATPWIAVELGGIGGVPVTTAAVTGFDPDGACYDCLADRVAANVDEETDPVGAVDAEKQYVAGAIAGEAAVTVVRGDSDGAVLGRVTEIPHAKRRLLPVPGCHCGGDRDMTVRRDYEAVSVEEALGRAERGLDDRVGITTQVGEVESYPAPYYLANLSDTSGFSDATAPRQAAGVAVDWDAAFMKALGESYERYAAGVYRSADAQTAPATELDSCVPPSSFVTPEEPSWDAGTETEWVPATNLATDGSTQVPADLVFHPPRNRDVRPPLTTGLGLGSSSVGAMLSGLYEVVERDASMIAWYSTYDPLGLAVEDEEFQTLAARAGAEGLDVTTLLLTQDVDVPVIAVAVHRDEWPKLALGSSAHLDPEEAARGALEEAVQNWMELRRMGPERAAEAGGAIGEYADLPDAGRELIDVDQGVPAASVGPADVPEGRAHLDALVDRISDAGLTPYATRTTTRDLESIDFEAVRVLVPGAQPLFLGDSFFGERARTVPADLGFEFTPDRPHHPFP, from the coding sequence ATGTGCCCAGCCGTCGCTGTCGTGGGGAGCGGCCCCGCCGCCGACGCCGCCGTCGCCACGCTGCACCAGTACGCCGAGCGGGAGCGCGACGAGGACGACCCGTCCGTCGTCGTCACGCGCCCCGGGCTAGCCGAATTCGACGACGCGGACCTCGTCGTCGTCGTGGACCGGGTCGGTGCCTCGGCGTTCGCCGATGCGAACCGGTCGGCTATCGAGTTCGCCACGCCCTGGATCGCCGTCGAACTCGGCGGGATCGGTGGCGTTCCCGTGACGACCGCGGCCGTCACCGGCTTCGACCCCGACGGCGCCTGTTACGACTGCCTCGCCGACCGGGTCGCGGCCAACGTCGACGAGGAGACCGACCCGGTCGGCGCGGTCGACGCCGAGAAACAGTACGTCGCGGGCGCCATAGCCGGCGAGGCGGCTGTCACCGTCGTCCGCGGCGATTCAGACGGGGCTGTGCTCGGTCGCGTCACCGAGATTCCACACGCAAAGCGGCGGCTTCTCCCGGTCCCGGGCTGTCACTGCGGCGGGGACCGCGACATGACCGTTCGCCGCGACTACGAGGCCGTCTCCGTCGAGGAGGCCCTGGGGCGCGCCGAGCGGGGGCTCGACGACCGCGTCGGCATCACCACCCAGGTCGGCGAAGTGGAGTCCTATCCAGCGCCGTACTACTTGGCGAATCTCTCCGACACGTCGGGCTTCAGCGACGCCACCGCGCCGCGCCAGGCCGCGGGCGTCGCGGTCGACTGGGACGCCGCCTTCATGAAGGCGCTCGGCGAGTCCTACGAGCGCTACGCGGCCGGCGTCTACCGCTCCGCCGACGCCCAGACGGCCCCGGCGACCGAACTCGACAGCTGCGTTCCCCCGTCGTCGTTCGTCACGCCGGAGGAACCCTCCTGGGACGCCGGGACCGAGACGGAGTGGGTCCCCGCGACCAATCTGGCCACCGACGGCTCGACGCAGGTCCCGGCGGACCTGGTCTTCCACCCGCCGCGGAACCGCGACGTTCGGCCGCCGCTGACCACGGGGCTCGGACTTGGCTCCTCGTCTGTCGGCGCGATGCTGTCCGGGCTATACGAGGTGGTCGAACGCGACGCGTCGATGATCGCCTGGTACTCCACGTACGACCCGCTCGGACTGGCGGTCGAGGACGAGGAATTCCAGACGCTCGCGGCGCGGGCCGGGGCCGAGGGACTGGACGTGACGACGCTCCTGCTCACCCAGGACGTCGACGTCCCCGTGATTGCGGTGGCAGTCCACCGAGACGAGTGGCCGAAGCTGGCGCTGGGGTCGTCGGCCCACCTCGACCCAGAGGAAGCTGCTCGCGGCGCGCTGGAAGAGGCCGTCCAGAACTGGATGGAGCTCCGGCGGATGGGCCCCGAACGAGCGGCCGAGGCGGGTGGAGCGATCGGTGAGTACGCCGATCTGCCCGACGCCGGCCGGGAACTCATCGACGTCGACCAGGGGGTGCCGGCAGCCTCGGTCGGGCCGGCCGACGTCCCCGAGGGCAGGGCTCACCTCGACGCACTCGTCGACCGGATTAGCGACGCGGGCCTGACGCCGTACGCGACGCGGACCACGACGCGGGACCTCGAATCGATCGACTTCGAGGCCGTGCGCGTCCTCGTCCCGGGCGCCCAGCCGCTCTTCCTCGGCGACTCGTTCTTCGGCGAGCGTGCGCGGACCGTGCCTGCGGACCTCGGGTTCGAGTTCACGCCCGACCGGCCCCACCACCCCTTCCCCTGA
- the tbsP gene encoding transcriptional regulator TbsP gives MRSNLLEDDVGSVLSTALSDLSGTIYVVNPSRDSISELVTVLTESEDPPDVRLLADDALLKEVMDDFIVASKAADLVDAGHLALEVLDHAPNHSLIATEDTTISIVSVGNSVAGLATEESAFVDDVADYYESEWDRAEQYSLRTPPLARVRETLESDIGPDAAGDFDAVLSSLQTARGDGDGLDEVTISLLVAARNGELLYDISKWGEDIGLASKATFSRTKTTLEDMGLIDTEKVPIDVGRPRLRLMLGDERLEDASTDELASVAQSLLAS, from the coding sequence ATTCGATCGAATCTGCTCGAGGACGACGTCGGTTCCGTGTTGTCGACAGCGCTGTCAGACCTCTCGGGAACGATTTACGTCGTCAATCCGTCTCGTGACTCCATCTCTGAACTAGTCACTGTACTGACCGAAAGCGAGGATCCACCGGACGTACGCCTCCTGGCCGACGACGCGCTCCTCAAGGAAGTGATGGACGACTTCATCGTCGCGAGCAAGGCGGCGGACCTGGTCGACGCCGGCCACCTCGCGCTCGAAGTACTCGACCACGCGCCGAACCACTCGCTGATCGCCACCGAGGATACGACCATCTCGATCGTCTCCGTCGGCAACAGCGTCGCCGGGCTCGCCACCGAGGAGTCGGCGTTCGTCGACGACGTCGCCGACTACTACGAGAGCGAGTGGGACCGGGCCGAACAGTATTCGCTCCGCACGCCGCCGCTCGCCCGCGTCCGTGAGACGCTCGAATCCGACATCGGACCGGACGCCGCGGGCGACTTCGACGCCGTGCTCTCGTCGCTCCAGACGGCCCGCGGGGACGGCGACGGACTCGACGAAGTGACCATCAGCCTCCTCGTCGCCGCGCGCAACGGCGAACTGCTGTACGACATCAGCAAGTGGGGCGAGGACATCGGCCTCGCCAGCAAGGCCACCTTCTCCCGGACGAAGACGACCCTCGAGGACATGGGGCTCATCGACACCGAGAAGGTCCCCATCGACGTCGGCCGCCCGCGCCTGCGCCTGATGCTCGGCGACGAGCGTCTCGAAGACGCCAGCACTGACGAACTCGCGAGCGTCGCCCAGAGCCTGCTCGCCTCCTAG
- a CDS encoding inositol monophosphatase family protein: protein MTDAHHRAAMAERAARAGGAVAREHFRTDLSVQTKRDKNDLVTEADRDAQQQVLATIREEFPDDDFVCEEESGVLRGPEADADEARLVEEIPDSGACWVVDPIDGTTNFVRQSRVWTTSVAAVVDGEAVGSATYMPAMGDLYAGGPESAEREGTTMSVSEREDPETFVASPVGYWPPEKRHEFVDLFEAVAERFGDERRVGSFQTTLAYVADGGLDAAICTRPMRPWDTVAGVHMVRNAGGTVTDVHGNEWRHDSDSVVASNGNAHDVVLEAARQALD from the coding sequence ATGACTGACGCTCACCACCGGGCCGCGATGGCGGAACGAGCGGCGCGAGCGGGCGGCGCCGTCGCCCGGGAGCACTTCCGGACCGACCTCAGCGTCCAGACGAAGCGGGACAAGAACGACCTCGTCACCGAGGCCGACCGTGACGCCCAGCAGCAGGTGCTGGCGACCATCCGCGAGGAGTTCCCCGACGACGACTTCGTCTGCGAGGAGGAAAGCGGCGTGCTGCGCGGTCCGGAGGCCGACGCGGACGAGGCGCGACTGGTCGAAGAGATCCCCGACAGCGGCGCGTGCTGGGTCGTCGACCCCATCGACGGCACGACGAACTTCGTTCGCCAGTCGCGCGTGTGGACGACGAGCGTCGCCGCCGTCGTCGACGGCGAGGCGGTCGGGTCCGCGACGTACATGCCGGCGATGGGCGACCTCTACGCCGGCGGTCCGGAGAGCGCCGAGCGAGAGGGGACGACGATGTCGGTGAGCGAGCGCGAGGACCCCGAGACGTTCGTCGCGTCGCCGGTGGGCTACTGGCCGCCGGAGAAGCGCCACGAGTTCGTCGACCTCTTCGAGGCCGTCGCCGAGCGCTTCGGCGACGAACGCCGCGTGGGGTCGTTCCAGACGACGCTCGCCTACGTCGCCGACGGCGGCCTCGACGCCGCTATCTGCACGCGACCGATGCGCCCCTGGGACACTGTCGCCGGGGTCCACATGGTCCGGAACGCCGGCGGAACCGTGACCGACGTCCACGGGAACGAGTGGCGCCACGACAGCGACAGCGTCGTCGCTTCGAACGGCAACGCCCACGACGTCGTCCTCGAAGCGGCGCGGCAGGCCCTCGACTGA
- a CDS encoding HalOD1 output domain-containing protein: MSSPATHGFVQQQLSNQPSEDVIMAVSRLSDVDPLDFEQCLHDVVDPDALDSLTEWGGDADVGVSFTFESYAVTVEGDRLVVEDRQDTE; the protein is encoded by the coding sequence ATGAGTTCCCCCGCAACACACGGATTCGTCCAGCAGCAACTCTCGAACCAGCCGAGCGAAGACGTCATTATGGCGGTCTCGAGGCTCTCCGACGTAGACCCGCTCGACTTCGAACAGTGCCTGCACGACGTCGTCGACCCGGACGCGCTCGACAGCCTGACGGAGTGGGGCGGCGACGCCGACGTTGGCGTCTCCTTCACGTTCGAGTCCTACGCGGTCACCGTCGAGGGCGACCGGCTCGTCGTCGAGGACCGGCAGGATACCGAGTGA
- a CDS encoding bacterio-opsin activator domain-containing protein has product MSSPQLQPLTVLLVSSSGLLPGSDRSLDAADPMIDAERSDSADGALERIEANDAEDDRIDAVVCGHDPPAVDAVEFVTTLRKRHRELPVILLPGDGSPEFVEGALAAGATDVVQAPPSSVSPSVLANRIRQFVRPADSAGGSPNDASGAESNDQTSSEDAPTDDHISVLSGAVREIRHAEERDAIATVISDAVRGILDAPGVAVFLFDDRDNLLRPAAMTDEMCEYYGGETVFGPGKPDSITWRVFVTGDSLLFDDLRESEACVNEDTDARSSVFVPFGEHGVVVASTDAVGTFSERSLEVIELLTTTAEATLDRVESAENLRRRDRRRRERETRLAHLERTVDLVASVDRALVDAESREAAEAAVLECLVEDGEFDFAWIGGVDARTGELTPREWTDGGGQYLDDLSLAVDDCDEPSCRTARQWQPVAERNVAETLDGDGWERDALAADFHSVLSVPLVYEGVQYGVLSVYANRPGGPTEPLASVLDGVGKTTAYAINTIERRLSMLSEGVTELELRIEGVDDVLNVVAESVGTTVDCLELRPWPDGSTAIRFSAPDVSVESVLSATSGLVAVHSVTHVGGNGAHCFDAVVGGEMVGSVVAASGGVTQTVTADGRSLVVTVTVPDSLDVRTFLDRLARRYPDTELLARRERESASMARGSFLQRLESSLTDRQLEVLRTAHDQGFFQSPRDATGQDVADALGVSQPTISHHLRAGQGTLLSLLFGEE; this is encoded by the coding sequence ATGTCTTCACCACAACTGCAGCCACTGACGGTCCTCCTCGTGTCGTCGAGCGGGCTGCTACCGGGAAGCGATCGGTCGCTGGACGCCGCCGACCCGATGATCGACGCCGAACGCTCCGACTCGGCCGACGGGGCACTCGAACGGATCGAAGCGAACGACGCCGAGGACGACCGGATCGACGCGGTCGTCTGCGGACACGACCCGCCGGCAGTCGACGCCGTCGAGTTCGTCACGACCCTCCGGAAGCGTCACCGCGAGTTACCGGTGATACTGCTGCCGGGCGACGGATCACCGGAGTTTGTCGAAGGGGCGCTGGCGGCAGGCGCGACCGACGTCGTCCAGGCGCCACCGTCGTCTGTCTCGCCGTCGGTGCTCGCCAACCGGATCCGGCAGTTCGTCCGGCCTGCCGATAGCGCCGGTGGCTCGCCGAACGACGCGTCAGGGGCCGAATCGAACGACCAGACCAGTAGTGAGGACGCGCCCACGGACGACCACATCTCGGTTCTCTCCGGGGCCGTCCGGGAGATACGCCACGCCGAGGAACGGGACGCCATCGCGACGGTCATCTCGGACGCGGTGAGGGGAATCCTCGACGCACCCGGCGTCGCGGTCTTCCTGTTCGACGACCGCGACAACCTCCTGCGCCCGGCGGCGATGACGGACGAGATGTGCGAGTACTACGGCGGCGAGACGGTCTTCGGCCCCGGCAAGCCCGACTCCATCACGTGGCGGGTGTTCGTCACGGGCGACTCGCTGCTGTTCGACGACCTCAGGGAGTCGGAGGCCTGCGTCAACGAGGACACCGACGCCAGGAGCAGCGTCTTCGTTCCCTTCGGCGAACACGGCGTCGTGGTCGCGTCCACGGACGCCGTCGGGACGTTCAGCGAGCGCTCGCTCGAGGTGATAGAACTGCTCACGACGACCGCCGAGGCGACGCTCGATCGGGTCGAGAGCGCCGAGAACCTGCGACGACGCGACCGCCGTCGCCGCGAACGGGAGACGCGCCTGGCGCACCTCGAACGGACTGTCGACCTGGTCGCGTCGGTCGACCGGGCGCTCGTCGACGCCGAGTCGCGCGAGGCCGCCGAGGCGGCCGTGCTGGAGTGCCTGGTCGAGGACGGCGAGTTCGACTTCGCGTGGATCGGCGGCGTCGACGCCAGGACCGGCGAACTCACGCCGCGGGAGTGGACCGACGGTGGGGGGCAGTACCTGGACGATCTTTCGCTGGCCGTCGACGACTGCGACGAACCGTCGTGTCGAACGGCACGACAGTGGCAGCCAGTCGCCGAACGGAACGTCGCGGAGACGCTCGACGGCGACGGCTGGGAACGGGACGCCCTCGCGGCCGATTTCCACTCGGTCCTGAGCGTTCCGCTGGTGTACGAGGGTGTCCAGTACGGCGTCCTCTCGGTCTACGCGAACCGACCCGGTGGCCCTACCGAGCCACTCGCGTCGGTCCTCGACGGCGTCGGGAAGACGACGGCCTACGCGATCAACACCATCGAACGACGGCTCTCGATGCTGTCGGAGGGCGTAACGGAGCTCGAACTCCGTATCGAGGGCGTCGACGACGTGCTCAACGTCGTCGCCGAGAGCGTCGGGACCACGGTCGACTGTCTCGAACTCCGGCCGTGGCCGGACGGTTCGACGGCGATACGGTTCTCGGCCCCGGACGTCTCCGTCGAGTCGGTCCTGTCGGCGACGTCGGGCCTCGTCGCCGTCCACAGCGTGACCCACGTCGGCGGGAACGGCGCCCATTGCTTCGACGCCGTGGTCGGCGGCGAGATGGTCGGGTCGGTCGTCGCCGCGTCGGGCGGCGTCACGCAGACGGTGACCGCCGACGGTCGGTCCCTCGTCGTGACCGTGACCGTTCCGGACAGTCTCGACGTCCGCACGTTCCTCGACCGACTGGCGCGACGGTATCCGGACACCGAACTCCTCGCGCGGCGCGAGCGCGAGAGCGCGTCGATGGCACGAGGGAGCTTCCTGCAGCGGCTCGAATCGTCGCTGACCGACCGCCAGCTGGAGGTCCTCCGGACGGCCCACGACCAGGGGTTCTTCCAGTCCCCTCGCGACGCGACCGGGCAGGACGTCGCGGACGCGCTCGGTGTCTCCCAGCCGACTATCAGTCACCACCTCCGCGCCGGACAGGGGACGCTGCTCTCGCTGCTGTTCGGCGAGGAGTGA
- a CDS encoding bifunctional methylenetetrahydrofolate dehydrogenase/methenyltetrahydrofolate cyclohydrolase — MTDIIDGDAVAQDVRDGLGDAIETLDDAGVRPSLATVLMSDDPASETYVSMKQRDCEEVGIDAVDVDIDPDAPAEELYDTIDELNADDSVHGILVQMPVPDHVDDRDVLERIDPEKDVDGFHPTNVGRLVAGDARYKPCTPHGIQKLLESAGVDTEGKDAVVVGRSNIVGKPMANLLLQKADGGNATVTVCHSRTADTAEKTRDADIVIAAAGVPELIDGDMIGEGATVIDVGVNRVDADNEKGYELVGDVDFESAKETAGAITPVPGGVGPMTRAMLLYNTVKAAGLQSGVDVELP; from the coding sequence ATGACCGACATCATCGACGGTGACGCGGTGGCCCAGGACGTGCGCGACGGTCTCGGCGACGCGATCGAGACGCTCGACGACGCCGGCGTCCGGCCCTCGCTCGCGACGGTGCTGATGAGCGACGACCCAGCCAGCGAGACGTACGTCTCGATGAAACAGCGCGACTGCGAGGAGGTCGGCATCGACGCCGTCGACGTCGACATCGACCCCGACGCCCCCGCCGAGGAACTGTACGACACTATCGACGAGCTGAACGCGGACGACTCCGTCCACGGCATCCTCGTCCAGATGCCCGTCCCTGACCACGTCGACGACCGGGACGTGCTCGAACGCATCGACCCCGAGAAGGACGTCGACGGGTTCCACCCGACGAACGTCGGTCGACTCGTCGCCGGCGACGCCCGCTACAAACCCTGTACGCCCCACGGCATCCAGAAGCTGCTCGAATCGGCGGGCGTTGACACCGAGGGCAAAGACGCCGTCGTCGTCGGCCGCTCGAACATCGTCGGCAAGCCGATGGCGAACCTCCTGCTCCAGAAGGCCGACGGCGGGAACGCGACGGTGACGGTCTGTCACTCCCGCACGGCCGACACGGCCGAGAAGACGCGGGACGCTGACATCGTGATCGCCGCGGCCGGCGTCCCCGAACTCATCGACGGCGACATGATCGGCGAGGGCGCCACCGTCATCGACGTCGGCGTCAACCGCGTCGACGCGGACAACGAGAAGGGGTACGAACTGGTCGGCGACGTCGACTTCGAGAGCGCGAAGGAGACGGCCGGCGCCATCACGCCCGTCCCCGGCGGCGTCGGCCCGATGACCCGGGCGATGTTGCTCTATAATACGGTCAAGGCCGCCGGCCTGCAATCCGGCGTCGACGTCGAACTGCCCTGA
- a CDS encoding NADPH-dependent FMN reductase: MQPVPTVVAICGSLGDPSTTQRALGHALDAAADAGAETELIDLREWDLPLFDPDDRDRGDAEKLRRVVGEADAVIMGTPVYHGMVSSALKNAFDYLGKDEFAGKTVGLLATAGGGSYAPTLEHLRTGVRTVHGWTLPHEVGIRGASSAFDADGEFVDPDLAARVEKLGRMTAEYALIEPEKL, translated from the coding sequence ATGCAACCAGTTCCGACGGTCGTCGCTATCTGCGGAAGCCTCGGCGACCCGAGTACGACCCAGCGAGCGCTCGGCCACGCGCTCGACGCGGCGGCGGACGCGGGCGCCGAGACCGAACTCATCGACCTCCGCGAGTGGGACCTCCCGCTGTTCGACCCCGACGACCGGGACCGGGGCGACGCCGAGAAGCTACGACGGGTCGTCGGCGAGGCCGACGCCGTCATCATGGGCACACCGGTCTACCACGGCATGGTCTCCTCGGCGCTGAAGAACGCCTTCGACTACCTGGGGAAGGACGAGTTCGCGGGTAAGACCGTCGGCCTGCTGGCCACCGCCGGCGGCGGGTCCTACGCCCCGACGCTCGAACACCTGCGCACGGGCGTCCGGACGGTCCACGGCTGGACGCTCCCCCACGAGGTCGGGATTCGCGGGGCCTCCAGCGCGTTCGACGCCGACGGCGAGTTCGTCGACCCCGACCTGGCAGCCAGGGTCGAGAAACTGGGCCGGATGACGGCGGAGTACGCGCTCATCGAACCGGAGAAGCTGTGA